From the Candidatus Methylomirabilota bacterium genome, the window CCCGCCTGGGGGGACCCCAGGCACCACCGGCCCCGAGGGTCCTGCACATTCACCTGTGGGGCGGCTCGCGCCTCTTCGGTGAGGTGGGCCGCAGACGCCCTCGGGGCTTCTTTTTTTCGGAGGGGGTGTCGGAACACCCCCTCCGAGGCCTCCCCCGAAGCAAGTCGCGCGGGCCAAGCCCGCGCTCGGAGCACTCTCACCCCAACCCTCTCCCTGGAAGGGAGAGGGAGCGGAGTAGGAGCGGCTATCGGAGCGCTGGCGCGGGTACTGTATTCGCCGTTCAGGGTTAGTTCAGCATGCCGACCAGGCGGTGGAGCTCGGTGCGCGCGGGCCGGTACCCGGGCTCGATCGCCAGCGCCCGCTGGAGCTCCTCGATCGCCTCGTGGACCTTGCCCTGGTGGGCGTACACGCGGGCGAGGTTCACGTGCGGGTAGTGGCGGGGCTCGTAGCGCTTGGCCTCCATCGCCTGCCGGAGCCAGGGGATCGCCTCCTCGAAGCGGCCGAGCTTGATCAGGTAGGAGCCGATGTCGTTGTAGGGGTTGCCGAAGTCCCGATCGACCTCGATGGCGAGCTGGCACTGGCGGATGGCGCCCGCGTAGTCGCCCTTGAAGCTGAGCGTCCAGCCGAGGAAGGTGTGGGCTTCGGCCGTGGGCCAGCACTCGAGGGACTTCCGGTACAAGGCGATGGCCTCGTCCAGCGCACCCTTCATCTGGGCCGCGTGCGCCTGGAGGAAGTAGTGCCCGGCCTGCTCGCGAGCGGTCCCCTCGTCCATCCGGGGAGCTCTCGAGGCCCCGTCGGGGAACGCCTCAGCCCACGATCTCGCTGATCTGCACCTGGGGGGAGATGTTCGTGAAGTTCGGGACGTCGGCCATGAACTCCTTCCCGTGCGCGGCCATCCCCTTCTGGAATTCCCCGGCCGCGTTGAAGTAGAGGTGGCACGCGGCGACGAACGGCGCCGGGGCTCCCGGGGCGCCGCCAGCCAGGCCCTTGTCGATCTCGTACCGGAGGAGCCCGAAGGATTTGAGCCGCTCCCCGACGAGCGGCATGTGCTTCCGCGCGTAATACTCGTGATCGAACTTCGCCCCGTCCCGGTGGGGATAGAGGACCGATGCCCGGATCATCGCTCGTCTCCTTCGGTCACGCCGGCCTTGTCGAGCCGGCGGAGGAACACCTCGATCTCCTTCTTGGTCTGGAGGTCGCCGGTCTGGGTCGCCACCTCGAGCCCCTGGCGATACGCGTCGCGCGCCTCGGCCACCCGGCCGGCCCGCTCGAGGGCCCGGCCGAGGCCGCGATGGGCGGCCGAGTAGTCGGGCTTCAGCCGGATCGCCGCTTGGTACTCGAGCGCCGCCTCCGCCGCCCGCCCCGCCTCCAGGTACGCTCCGGCCAGTCCGAAGCGGACGACGGGGTCGTCCGGCATCATCTCGGCGACCTCCTGGAACTCGGCGATGCGGTCGGGGAGCGACATGGCTCGGGTCGTCACCCTCGAGCATCGGCTGCGCCCTCCGGGCTGTCAAGCCGGGCCGGCGCCTCGATCCGCCTGGTGACCAGGCGGCTCCCGTTGCGGGTCGCGAGCCAGCCGGGGAGCGCGCAGGAGAAGCGCCCGGCGCGCCCGCCGGCGACGACGACGTGGATGTCCTCCGGGGAGGGGAACTTCGGAACGAGGACGTCGGGGGACGGCGGATTCGGGCGAAACCGCAGGATGGACGACTCCCCGCCCCGCGCGTCCGGCAAGCACTCGCCGTACGGCCGCCGGATCGTCTGGAAGAGGAACTGCCGGAGGTCGGCTTTGGTCCAGCCGTCGGCGGCGAACGTGGCGGCGTGCTCGGGGCCGACGACGAGCATCGTCTCGCAGTAGAGCGGCCAGTGCTTGTCGTTCCAGAGCCCGCCCATGGACCAGCCGAGCGAGGCGGCGAGGTCCCGGGCGGTGCGGCTCGCGTGATCGGAGATCCCGTGGGGCGCCTCGCAGGCGAAGGCGGTCACGGTGCTGGCCTCAGGCGGGAAGCCGCGCTCGACGTGGAGCGGCGCCCACGGCGAGACGTCCTCGGCCTCGGCGATGCAGTAGCTGTACCGGCCCGGGTGCCCGAAGGTCGACATGGAGATCTCGCCGGGCCGGGCGCCGCCCACGTTCACCAGGCAGAGCCGGAGGGCCCGGCCGATGGTCGCGTTCGCCCGGAACCCGGGGCCGAAGACGCCGGCGCCCGAGTTGAGCCCGATGGCCGGGCCAATCGGACCGTTCACCACCAGCAGCGGCGCGGCGTAGTGGGTCGTGGTCAGGACCCCGTGCAGGTTGAAGGCGGGATCGGTCACCGCCTCCACCGCGGCCAGGACGACCGGCAGGTACTCGGGGCGACAGCCGGCCATGACCGCGTTGATGGCGACCTTCTCGACGGTGGCCCGGCCGTAGTTCGGGGGGATGAGCCCGACCAGGTCGCCCGGGGCGCGGCCGGGGGCGCCCGCCAGGAGGCGGTCCACGCGCTCCCGCGTCGGCGGGATGACCGGCAGGCCATCCGTCACCCCCCGCTCGAAGAGGAGCTCGAAGTCGTCCGTGGCGGTCACCGCGGCGATTCTCCCACATCCCCTGGCCGGGATCACGCAGGGCC encodes:
- a CDS encoding tetratricopeptide repeat protein, which gives rise to MDEGTAREQAGHYFLQAHAAQMKGALDEAIALYRKSLECWPTAEAHTFLGWTLSFKGDYAGAIRQCQLAIEVDRDFGNPYNDIGSYLIKLGRFEEAIPWLRQAMEAKRYEPRHYPHVNLARVYAHQGKVHEAIEELQRALAIEPGYRPARTELHRLVGMLN
- a CDS encoding EthD family reductase; protein product: MIRASVLYPHRDGAKFDHEYYARKHMPLVGERLKSFGLLRYEIDKGLAGGAPGAPAPFVAACHLYFNAAGEFQKGMAAHGKEFMADVPNFTNISPQVQISEIVG
- a CDS encoding tetratricopeptide repeat protein, producing the protein MTTRAMSLPDRIAEFQEVAEMMPDDPVVRFGLAGAYLEAGRAAEAALEYQAAIRLKPDYSAAHRGLGRALERAGRVAEARDAYRQGLEVATQTGDLQTKKEIEVFLRRLDKAGVTEGDER